The stretch of DNA ACAACGCTGCTAAATATTGACTCGGCCAACAGCCCTACGGAACCGTCCATTTTTGACCTGGCGGGCTACAATCAGACCATCGCCACCCTGACGAGGACGGCGACAAGCGAAGCGGGAAGCTTCATCACGAACACGGGCAACGTGGCGAGTACGCTGACGGTGAATCAAAGCGGAAGCTCGACTTACAGCGGCATCCTGCAGGATGTGACGGCGGCATTGAACATCGAAAAGACCGGCACGGGCACGCTGACCCTGTCAGGTGACAATGCTCACAGTGGCACGACGACGGTGAGCGAGGGCACTCTGATTCTTTCCGGTAATGGCACGGCGACGGGAGAAGTGATTGCGACAACGACAGGCGTGCTGATCGTGGCAAGCAACGGGGCGCTGGGCAGCACGAGCGCCGGGACGGTGGTGAATACAGGCAGCCGGGCGATCCTTAATGACGGCATCGTGGTGACGGGAGAGACTATTACCATCGCCGGCACGGGCGGGAACAACAACGGCGCGCTGCAAACGGCGGAAAATGCAACGGCGGAGTGGGCGGGCAACATCATCTCCAACAGTGCAGACGCGCGTATCGGCGGCGGTGCCGGTGGGACGCTGATTGTCTCCGGAGTGATCAGCGGGGCCACCAGCTTACGCGGGATTCTGTTCAGCCGTGGCAACAACTCCACAACAATCCTCAACAATGTGAACACCTACACGGGGGATACCCAGATTTTCGCCAATGCCGGGGATGGTTCCAGGCTGGTCATGGGGGTGGACAATGCCATCAATGAGGGCAGCCAGCTCAGTGTCATCTCAGCCAATGCAACCAGGAGCATGGTGCTGGATTTAAACGGCCATTTGCTTACGCTGAGAGGCCTGAACACAGCCACCAACCATTCGAGCGGCAACTTTCTTTTCATCGAGAACAACGGGGCAACGCCGACGACTTTCAGCGTGAGCGGCTCAACCGGAACTTTTGTTTGGAACGGGCGGATGCGGGATGGCACGGGCGGGCTTTCCTTTGTTAAAAATGGCGCGGGCATCCAGACGATTATCGCCCCGCAAAGCTATACGGGAAGCACGACCGTAAACGCGGGGACGCTGCAGATTGGCGGGGCGGTCACGACCCTGGGCGTGAACGGGTCTCTGGCTTCTGCCAACCTGGTCCTGAAAGGGGGCACCCTGGCCTTCGATAACCTGGGCGCGAACAATAACAGCGGGAACCGGCTGGCCGATACCTCCAGCATCACTTTTGAAGGAGGCACTTTTGTCTATCGGGGCTCAGAGCTGGCCAACTCCAGTGAAACGATGGGCAGTCTGGTGGTGGGATCCAAGCGGTCCGTGATGACGATGACGTTTGGAGGAAGCCAGACAGCTGCACTGACGGCCAGCGGGCTGACCCGCAGCGCGAACGGCGGAACGCTGCTGCTGAACGGCATCAACCTTGGCATGGACGGCAGCAGCACGGCGAGCGTGAGCCGGATCCTATTGACTGCGGCACCGACGCTTGTGGGGACGACAGACGCGCTTTCCACTGGCATCAATGCGGCAGCCAAGAATACCAAGATTGTTCCGTTTCTGCTTGGCGAGGCGACGGCCACTGCAGGAGGGCTGGGCACAGCCACAGGGACGGCGAACACCTTTGTCACCTATGATCCGGCGACAGGCCTGCGGCCGCTGAACCTGGCGGACGAGTTTACCAACAATGCCTTCACCACAGGGCACAATGTTTATATCACCAGCCCAACAAATGTAGGCGGGAGCGCGACGATCAATTCTTTGATTCTCAGCGGTTCAGGTGCGACCATCGGGACAGGTAACACGCTGACAGTCGAGAGTGGTGCGGTGTTTTTCTCGTCAGGATCAGGACTGACGTTGGGTGGGGGAGTCTTGAATTTCGGAAACCGTGAGGGGATCATCACGATGAATTCAACAGGCAATACTACGCTGACGACACGGATCATCGGGACGGCGGGCGTTTCTTTTTATGGAACAGGCACCCTGGTAACCAACCAGCAGCATACCTTTTCTGGTGATACGGGACTGTATCTGGGGGCCGTGATCCCGCAGGTCAGCTCGGTGGGCACACCGGGAGCGGTCGTCAGCGGTCCCTTAGGAACGGGGACAATCATCATGGGTGGGGCAAGCATCCGCGCGAGCACAAGCGGAGATGTCGTCCTACACAATGATGTGCGATTCCTGGCCAACATGACGGTCTTGGGAGCGACAGGTGCAAGAAACCTGACCTTTGCAGGAGATGTCATTCTTGAAGACGGCATTCAAACCGTGACCAACCAGACCACGGCGAACACTTATTTCACCGGTGTCATCAGCAGCAATGCAGCGGGGGATGGTTTTTCCGTGGCAGGAAATGGAGCTGGGCAGGTGGTGCTAAGCGGGGATAACACCTATGCGGGTCCGACCTCCCTGACCGGCAACACCACCCTGTTGATCAACGGCGATCAAAGTGCCGCCACCGGAGCAGTAACGGTGACGGCGGGGGTGCTGGGCGGAACTGGCACGCTGGGTGGGGCAACGACCATCGGCAATGGCGGTACTCTCAGCCCCGGTGACCCGGCGGCGGCAGGAGGGATTGGCAGGCTTTCCATGGCCCAGGGGCTGACGCTCCAGGTCGGGTCCATCACAAGCCTGGAAATCACAGGAGCGTCGTTTACCAGCCTGGATTCTTTTGGCGGCAATGCCCCCGGTTCTCCCGAATACATGGCCTATGTGCTGGCCAATGGCAGCGGCCAGGGAAATCATGACCAGATTGTCATCACCGGCAGCATCAACCAGGAAACGGGCGGAAGGATCCAGGTCATGTCCGCTGGTTTCACCCCGGCAGAAGGGCAGATCTTCAATTTGCTGGACTGGAGTGCTTCCCTGGGGAATTCGTTTTCAGAGAATCTGGGAGACACCTACCGGACCGGTGCTGATGACAACCTCTTCGACCTGGATCTCCCGGACATTTCCAGCAGCGGTCTGGCATGGGACATCAGTTTCTTTGCCAGCCACGGCATTGTGGTGGTCATTCCAGAGCCCGGCCGTGCAGCTCTGCTGATGTTGGGGCTGGCACTGGCCGGAATGCGCCGCCGCCGCTGAGCGGGACTGGAAAAAGTTGTCACTGCCTGGTTGGCAAAGAGGCTATCCCGTTTAGCATGAGTTCATTCCGGCGGCCATGATCTTCCCCATTCTGCGCGACATCCTGCACACCCCGGTGGTGGAGATCATTCTCCATTTAAAGCAGTCACCCGGGATGACGGTGAAGGAACTGTGCGGCGTCATGAAAATGAGCTACATGGGGGTCAAGCAGCATTGCGATGCGATGGCGGAGAAAGGCTATCTGGATTCCTGGCGGCATCCGGTACCCCATGGGCGGCCGGAAAAGATTTACCGTCTCACTTCCAAGCTGGATCCGCTTTTCCCAACGGCCAGTGCAGAGCATCTGCTGGAACTGCTAAGCCATGCGGAACGGCTGTTTGGCATGACGGCACCTGAAAAGCTGCTGTATGCTTTTTTCGCCTCCAAAGCGGAGAGATATGCCAAGAAAGTCACCGTGGAAACTGAACTGGAAAACAAGGCGCTGGTGCTAGCCCGGCTGCGGACTGCGGACGGGTGCATGTCCGTGGTGGAAATGAGCGGGACAGGCGGACTGCGCATCGTGGATTACCATTGTCCACATGTTGAGTTGCTGAGGCAGTATCCGCTGATTGAAGAAATCGAATGTGAGATGATGGAGCGCCTGCTGGGCTGCACGGTGCAACGAGATGTGGAGGAGAGATCCGGGCTGAGGAGGGTGATTTTTTCACTGATCAGTCCGGCCGAGTAAGAGGCGAGGAGGGCTTTATCTGCCAATGGCCGTTGCTCACAGAAGCACGGTTGGCCGGGATTCATAATGAGGGTTAGTCAGAGCTGAGGAAGCACGTCTTCCTGTTATCCTGACACCTAATTAGGGTTTAATTAGTTATTTCGCCCTGTTAGAAGGGCTAAAAACAAGCCGAATTGCAGGAATATTACATTTTTCTTATAGAATCCACAGCGCTTCGTTTCACTATTGAGCACGTTTGCAAAAACGAGACTCACCAATGAATGGCCGCGCAAAAGCCCCATGGAAGCATTACCTTACAGGCATGTTTTTGCTTTGCGGTGGATTCGTGCAGGCTCAGGTCATGGAATTGGAAATTCTGCCACTATCGCAGAAGGCAGTGGCAAAGCACCAGGTGGTCATCCAACGCCTGGATTTTATCCTTTCTGGACTGGCTCTGAAGCGTGCAGACGGAAGCTGGCTGGAGTCCGAGGACTGGGCGGCCTTTTTCAGCGTTGAAAAGAAAAGGCTGAAAGCGCGGGCAGAGGGAGTTCCGGCAGGCAAATATCAGGCCGTGAGGTTTGATGTGGGGCTGCCTGCGGCGGTGAATGAGGCGGATGTAAATCAACTTCCACCGGGGCATGACCTGCATCCCGACGTGTGCGGCCTGCATTGGGGCTGGCAGGGCGGCTATGTCTTCATGGCCCTTGAAGGCCGATGGGGGCAAGGCAAAGAAGGACAGGGAGGCTTTGCCTATCATCTGGCGAGGACGCCAAATGTGGTGAAGGTCGAGGTGCCGGTGGAATTTCAGGGCGGAGGCCCGATGACGCTGAAACTGGAACTGGATAAGGAGCGAATCCTGAAAGGCATTGACTTCGACATTCACGGCACTTCCACGCATTCCCGTGATGGCGATGAACTGGTGCCACTGCTGAAGACCAACCTTGCGGAGGCGTTCAGTCTAAAGTCAGTGCACTACGATACCTATCAGACGGAGACGGTGGCAGAGAACGATAAGGCGGAAGAGCGGCCACAAGGAACCCAGCCCTACCCTGTCGCCATCACCAACAGGTTTCCGCAAGCAAGGTTTCCGGCGGACAATCCTCTGACGGAGGAAGGGGTGACGCTGGGAGAAAAGCTCTTCCATGACACCCGCCTGTCCATTAACAACAGCCAGTCCTGCGCAAGCTGCCACGACCGGAGTTTCGCTTTCAGCGATCCCCGGAAATTCAGTCTGGGTGCGGAGGGACAGACCGGCAACCGCCATTCCATGCCGCTATTTAATCTGGCTTGGGAGCAGACGTTCTTTTGGGACGGGCGGGCAGGAAGCCTGCGCGAGCAGGTGCTGATGCCCATCCAGGACCGGCACGAGATGAATGAAACGCTGGAGCGGGTGGTGGAAAAGATCACCGACCAGAAGGATGGCTTTGCCGCAGCCTTTGGGACATCCGAGATCACACCGGAGCGCATTGCCAAAGCCTTGGAGCAATATTTGTTAACCCTTGTCAGCCAGGAGTCCCGGTTTGACAAAGCAGCAAGGAAGGCCGGGGAGATGACGGAGGAGGAGAAGCGGGGGCTGCAGCTTTTCGTGACGGAATTTGACCCTTCACGTGGACTGCGCGGCGCGGACTGCTTCCACTGCCATGGGGGCACACTGTTCACCGACCACCAGTTTAAAAACAACGGGCTGGACCTGAACCCGGCTGACCTGGGCAGGATGATCGTCACCGGGGATCCGGCAGACAGGGGAAAGTTCAAAACGCCCAGCCTGCGCAACATTGCAGTGACGGCCCCCTACATGCATGACGGGCGCTTTTCCACCCTGGAAGAGGTGGTGGAGCACTACAGCCAGGGCGTGAAGCGAAGCAGCACCCTGGACCCAAACCTGGCCAAACATCCCGAGACGGGACTGCAACTGACCGAGGCTGAAAAACACGCACTCGTGGCCTTTCTGAAAACACTCACGGACGAGGAATTTATCTCCGCGCCCGCCAAGACTGAAATTGCCCAACGCCCCTGATGAAAACGTTACCGCTCCCATTAGCCTGTCTGATGTTTTTGTCCTTCTGGACAAGCATTGATGCAGCGGATGACCACGGCGTATCCGACCAGCTTTCAGCCGATGCACAGATGCTGGCTCCTGCGTTTGTTGTTCAGACGGGACCCGCGCCAACCCCAGCGCAACGAAACCAGGTAGGCACCTGGGGACCGGTGATCAGCTGGACCCCGCATATTCCAGTGACGGCGGCGACGCTGCCTGACGGACGGCTGCTGACGTTCTCATCCAACCAGCGCACGACCTTTCCGGTGGGGGCGGAGTTTACCTATGCGGCGGTATGGAATCCGGCGACGGGCGTGTTTACGGAGATCAATAACAACCGGCATGACATGTTCTGCGGCGGGTCCGTCATGCTGGCGGACGGGCGGGTGGTGATCAATGGCGGGCGCAACACGGTACGGCTGAGCAGCATCTTTGACTGGCGGACGAACTTGTGGTCGGCGATGCCCAATATGAATGACGGCCGCTGGTATAACACGAGTGTGGCCTTAACCGACGGAAGCGTCTTCACGGTGACTGGCGACGGCGGAACAAACACGGCGGAACGGTGGACTGCCGCCGATGGCTGGAAGCGCCTGAGCAGCATCAACTGGGCAACGGTGGTGAGCCAGCCTGGGTACGTGACGCGCTGGCACCCGCTGATGGTGGTGGCCCCTGACGGTCGGCTTTTCCATGGCGGGCCGACGCGGCGGATGAACTGGGTGACGGCCGCTGGCAATGGCAGCCTGACCTACAGCGGCGTGGATGTGCCGGGGACACATTATCCGAAAGAAGGCTGCTTTGCGGTTTATGATGAAGGCAGGATCCTGGTGGCAGGCGGCTCATTGAACACCAATTCGAATCCGAGCGACAGCTCCACGGGCACCAGTACAAACCTGTCCTTCACCATTGATATCCGCAGCGGCACCCCGGTGGTGGCTGCGGCACCGTCCATGAAGTATGTGCGCCAGTTTGCGAACTCCGTCATTCTGCCCAACGGGGAGGTGATGGTCATCGGCGGGAACACTTCAGGACTGAAGTTTAACGATACTGGCAGCATCCTGTCTCCGGAAATCTGGAATCCGGTAACCCGGCAATGGCGCGAGGTGACGGACATGAGCGTGCCGCGTAACTATCACTCACTGGCGCTGCTGCTGCCTGACGGTCGCGTGTGGAGCGGCGGCGGCGGGCTTTCCGGAAACAGCGCTGACCATCGGGATGCGCAGATTTATACGCCCCCCATGCTTTATGCTGCGGACGGCTCCCTTGCAGCACGGCCTGTCATTCAGCAGGCCCCCTCCTACATCGGCACCGGGACAGTGTTTACCGTCCGCGCGACACCTGGGATCACCAAGTTCAGTTTCATCAAGATGTCATCGCAGACGCACTCGATGAATACGGACCTGCGCTATCTGAGCCTGCCGTTCACGGAAACGACCCCGGGCATTTATACGGTCACCGGTCATGCCAATGTGAATGTGATGACACCTGGCTACTGGATGCTGTTTGGCATCGGAGCCAATGGGGCTTACTCCGAAGCTGAGATCATCCAGGTGGATCCGGCATCCCTGGTCACCATCGCCAATCCCGGCAGCCAGTACAGCGCCAGGAACGCCCCGACGGTGCTGGCCGTCTATGGGGTGGGACCAGGAAACAGAACAGTGACCTTCAGCGCCACCGGCCTGCCACCAGGACTGGGAATGCAAAGCAGCACGGGCATCATCAGCGGAACACCGGCCACGGAAGGCGTTTATACCCCGCGTGTGACAGTCACAGACGGAGTAACCAGCGCGAGTGCGGACTTTTCCTGGACGATCACGCCAGCTAACGTAAGCCACGACTTCGCCAATTTCACAGGGAGCACGGCTACCTGGCAGTTCAATGGGGATGCAAGCCTGAACGGAAGCATCCTGCAACTGACCCCCAATGGAGTGACGCATGCGGGTACGGCCTTTTTGAAAAGCCCCATCCCGCTTTCCGAAGGGACATCGTTTACGACGCGATTTGTTTTTCGCATGAACGGCTCCGGTGACGGTGCTGACGGGATGAGCTTTATCATGCAGAATGACAGGTTGACGGCCCTGGGAGCAGGCGGAGGCGGACTGGGATATGAAGGGATCATGCAGAGTCTGGCCATTGAGCTGGATACCTATCTGGGCGGCTCAGACCCCAATGCGAACCACATCGGCGTGCTGACCAACGGCATCGTCTCCCCGCATCTGGCCACATATAATGCGCCCTTTGACCTGGAAAACGGGGCCAGTCACACGCTCTGGGCGGAGTATGATGGTCCGGCTAACAGTCTGCGCATCTACCTGGCGCAGGGCGTGGTGGTCACACGTCCGGCCACTCCCGTGCTGACGGTGCCGAACATTGACCTTCCTACCCTCATCGGCCCCAACGCCTGGCTGGGCTTTTCTGGAGCCACGGGTGGAAGCACGAATACGCATGAGGTGCTGAGCTGGAGCTTTTT from Prosthecobacter sp. SYSU 5D2 encodes:
- a CDS encoding MbnP family protein, which translates into the protein MELEILPLSQKAVAKHQVVIQRLDFILSGLALKRADGSWLESEDWAAFFSVEKKRLKARAEGVPAGKYQAVRFDVGLPAAVNEADVNQLPPGHDLHPDVCGLHWGWQGGYVFMALEGRWGQGKEGQGGFAYHLARTPNVVKVEVPVEFQGGGPMTLKLELDKERILKGIDFDIHGTSTHSRDGDELVPLLKTNLAEAFSLKSVHYDTYQTETVAENDKAEERPQGTQPYPVAITNRFPQARFPADNPLTEEGVTLGEKLFHDTRLSINNSQSCASCHDRSFAFSDPRKFSLGAEGQTGNRHSMPLFNLAWEQTFFWDGRAGSLREQVLMPIQDRHEMNETLERVVEKITDQKDGFAAAFGTSEITPERIAKALEQYLLTLVSQESRFDKAARKAGEMTEEEKRGLQLFVTEFDPSRGLRGADCFHCHGGTLFTDHQFKNNGLDLNPADLGRMIVTGDPADRGKFKTPSLRNIAVTAPYMHDGRFSTLEEVVEHYSQGVKRSSTLDPNLAKHPETGLQLTEAEKHALVAFLKTLTDEEFISAPAKTEIAQRP
- a CDS encoding autotransporter-associated beta strand repeat-containing protein: MKKFLPTVATNPKFLLLAMGALLVCSHQTAYSQADQTWRDGEVNNDWDLTTPNWDAGAVWLNGNNAIFGGTGETVEVASDLTVNNLTFNSTGYIVADANNDSVLSLLAGSVITTGTGVTATISEAIAAGAITKQGEGTLVLTGANGFEGNVSIAEGRLIAGSNGALGNTVGTTSVTSGAQLQLGDGVVITGESLEIAGSGLSFTGALSVAAGESGTWAGAVNIGSGGRFGAAAGGVLTVSGPISGGNLVLSAFGSGEETGVLVVSNTGNTYGGQTQIIRGILRLGATNALPATTLLNIDSANSPTEPSIFDLAGYNQTIATLTRTATSEAGSFITNTGNVASTLTVNQSGSSTYSGILQDVTAALNIEKTGTGTLTLSGDNAHSGTTTVSEGTLILSGNGTATGEVIATTTGVLIVASNGALGSTSAGTVVNTGSRAILNDGIVVTGETITIAGTGGNNNGALQTAENATAEWAGNIISNSADARIGGGAGGTLIVSGVISGATSLRGILFSRGNNSTTILNNVNTYTGDTQIFANAGDGSRLVMGVDNAINEGSQLSVISANATRSMVLDLNGHLLTLRGLNTATNHSSGNFLFIENNGATPTTFSVSGSTGTFVWNGRMRDGTGGLSFVKNGAGIQTIIAPQSYTGSTTVNAGTLQIGGAVTTLGVNGSLASANLVLKGGTLAFDNLGANNNSGNRLADTSSITFEGGTFVYRGSELANSSETMGSLVVGSKRSVMTMTFGGSQTAALTASGLTRSANGGTLLLNGINLGMDGSSTASVSRILLTAAPTLVGTTDALSTGINAAAKNTKIVPFLLGEATATAGGLGTATGTANTFVTYDPATGLRPLNLADEFTNNAFTTGHNVYITSPTNVGGSATINSLILSGSGATIGTGNTLTVESGAVFFSSGSGLTLGGGVLNFGNREGIITMNSTGNTTLTTRIIGTAGVSFYGTGTLVTNQQHTFSGDTGLYLGAVIPQVSSVGTPGAVVSGPLGTGTIIMGGASIRASTSGDVVLHNDVRFLANMTVLGATGARNLTFAGDVILEDGIQTVTNQTTANTYFTGVISSNAAGDGFSVAGNGAGQVVLSGDNTYAGPTSLTGNTTLLINGDQSAATGAVTVTAGVLGGTGTLGGATTIGNGGTLSPGDPAAAGGIGRLSMAQGLTLQVGSITSLEITGASFTSLDSFGGNAPGSPEYMAYVLANGSGQGNHDQIVITGSINQETGGRIQVMSAGFTPAEGQIFNLLDWSASLGNSFSENLGDTYRTGADDNLFDLDLPDISSSGLAWDISFFASHGIVVVIPEPGRAALLMLGLALAGMRRRR